The Thioalkalivibrio nitratireducens DSM 14787 DNA segment CGCCGCCGGGCCAATACCGGTCGCAAGGCCGGCAACATCGCGGAGTTCTGCGACCGCTGGGGCGCCCGGTACGAATACATGGTGGTGCTGGATGCGGACAGCCTGGTCGAAGGCCTGACGCTGGTGACGCTGGTTCGCTACATGGATGCCAATCCGCGCACCGGCCTGATCCAGACGTTGCCCTTGCCCGCGCGACAGGAGACGCTGTTCGGGCGCTTCCAGCAGTTCGCCAATGCCGTGCACGGCCCGATCCTGGCCGCCGGACTCGCCTTCTGGCAGGCGGACGGCGCCAACTACTGGGGTCATAACGCGATCATCCGGATTCGGCCGTTCATGGAGCACTGTGGGCTGCCGATCCTGCCCGGCAGGCCGCCGCTGGGCGGGGAGATCCTGAGCCACGACTTCGTCGAGGCCGCGTTCCTGCGCCGCGCGGGCTGGGATCTGTGGCTGCTGCCGGGGCTGGGCGGTAGCCACGAGGAACTGCCGGGGAATCTGGTCGACTTCGCGCGACGCGACCGGCGCTGGATCCAGGGCAACCTGCAGCACCTGAGGCTGCTGCGCGTTCCGGGGTTGCAGCCGCTGAACCGGGTGCATTTCCTCTTCGGAGCGGTCTCCTACCTGTCGTCGCTGTTCTGGATGTTCATGCTGGCCGCCGCCACCGGGGCGGCCAGCACCGGACCGTCCGCCAGCATCCCCGTCGCCGAACCGTCACAGCCGATGGCCCTGGGGCTGCTGGCCGGCACGCTGGTGTTGCTGCTGCTGCCCAAGTTGCTCGGGGTGATGCTGGCTCTGGTTCGGGCACCTGCCGCGTTCGGGGGGCGGATGCGGCTGGCGGCCAGCGGACTGCTGGAAACCGGGTACTCGGTGCTGATTGCGCCGGCGATGATGGCCTTCCACACGATGTTGATCGGTGCCGTCCTGGCGGGGCGCAACGTGACCTGGTCGGCCCAGCCCCGCGAAGGCCGGATGGTCGGCTGGGCCGAGGCATGGCAACGCACCGCCGCGCCGGTACTGGCCGGCCTGGTCTGGGGGCTGCTGTTGGCATGGTCCGCCCCCGGGTTCCTCTGGTGGGTGGCCCCGGTGCTGGCCGGATTGCTGGCGGCGCCACTGCTGGTGCGCAGCAGCGGCAGCCGCAGAGCCGGTGTGTGGTTGCGGGAAAGGCGGCTGCTGCTGGCCCCCTGCGAGCTGGAACCGCCGCCGGTGATCGCGGCCGTCGACGGGATGGAGCGCCGGCCGCGAGCCCGGCTCCGCTGCAGCGGGGTCCCCATCCGGCAACGGCCGTGGCCTGGGACGCAGGGCGCCTGCGCAGGGCGGCGGGCGGTTCCTCGTGAAGGCGGGAAGTTCGGGGCCTATGGAGCACAGCCGCCGGACACACCCGGAGCAACGCGGGCAACCCCAGGAATGGCCCAGCCATTTCCACGACCGGCCCAACGCAGCGCCGGCGTGTGTGGCGAAGCAATCGGGTGATGCACTTCCCGAATGGCCTGTTCGCACACGCCCTTTACTGGCGCTGGCGCAGCAGGCTCATCCGCTCCATGACCCCGTCCCGGCGGATCTTCCAGTGGTAGATGGCGCCGGCCACATGCAGCACGA contains these protein-coding regions:
- the mdoH gene encoding glucans biosynthesis glucosyltransferase MdoH, translating into MNAEPGNVTDRAARAAGRGESMRLAAPAVRGRQILFFGVVLVTALGGTAMMAGVLSAGGFGPFEVFILGLFAITFSWIAASFWTAMAGFLLHAVGCNPLSLRRLSARTRRFADTPLRQRTAVVMPVYNEAPDRVMHGVAAMCRSLAATGCADAFDFFLLSDSNDPAIIRAEERGVARLRSRLPPSLRLQYRRRRANTGRKAGNIAEFCDRWGARYEYMVVLDADSLVEGLTLVTLVRYMDANPRTGLIQTLPLPARQETLFGRFQQFANAVHGPILAAGLAFWQADGANYWGHNAIIRIRPFMEHCGLPILPGRPPLGGEILSHDFVEAAFLRRAGWDLWLLPGLGGSHEELPGNLVDFARRDRRWIQGNLQHLRLLRVPGLQPLNRVHFLFGAVSYLSSLFWMFMLAAATGAASTGPSASIPVAEPSQPMALGLLAGTLVLLLLPKLLGVMLALVRAPAAFGGRMRLAASGLLETGYSVLIAPAMMAFHTMLIGAVLAGRNVTWSAQPREGRMVGWAEAWQRTAAPVLAGLVWGLLLAWSAPGFLWWVAPVLAGLLAAPLLVRSSGSRRAGVWLRERRLLLAPCELEPPPVIAAVDGMERRPRARLRCSGVPIRQRPWPGTQGACAGRRAVPREGGKFGAYGAQPPDTPGATRATPGMAQPFPRPAQRSAGVCGEAIG